Proteins from one Homalodisca vitripennis isolate AUS2020 chromosome 3, UT_GWSS_2.1, whole genome shotgun sequence genomic window:
- the LOC124357739 gene encoding uncharacterized protein LOC124357739 has product MNFSAPRVKSCCIFCSLRNGTKFFGWFYLVSCLFGILGEVYLFSFYLAHSSNLWLRTIMFTDIMLKSMQATFSLFLLLGAYQKKPRYILWWVISNSVLTVLGIIGLTMLLVTLHVITSTVLFYVVSNIVDIYSILVVYSYYYEISENLPV; this is encoded by the exons ATGAACTTCTCAGCTCCAAGGGTCAAGTCTTGTTGTATCTTTTGCTCTCTTCGAAATGGAACAAAGTTTTTCGGCTGGTTTTATTTG gtATCATGTCTGTTTGGAATCCTGGGTGAAGTTTACTTGTTTTCTTTTTATCTGGCTCATTCAAGTAACCTGT ggcTGAGAACAATTATGTTCACAGATATAATGTTGAAGTCAATGCAGGCTACATTCTCTCTTTTCCTACTTTTGGGAGCTTATCAG AAAAAGCCCCGCTACATCCTCTGGTGGGTGATCTCCAACTCTGTACTGACAGTGTTGGGCATCATTGGCTTGACAATGCTGCTTGTCACCCTTCATGTCATTACATCAACTGTACTCTTCTATGTTGTTTCCAATA TTGTGGATATCTACAGTATCCTGGTGGTTTACAGTTACTATTATGAAATATCCGAGAATCTCCCTGTGTAG